TGTGATTTTGACAGGTTATAAATAAAGGAAAGAATTGATTTTATGATAGATAAAGTAAAAGAAAGATGTACTGGATGTAAGTTGTGTGCAGATGTATGCCATGCATCTGCGGTTTCTTTTAGTGAGAATGAAGACGGGTTTTGGTATCCTATAGTAGATTATGAAAAATGTACCATGTGTAGGCAATGCTTAGATATGTGCCCCATAGAGAGCCCTTTAGTAACAACGAAATGTATGCCAATCGTTTACGCAGGATGGATTAAAAATAATGAGATAAGAATAAAAAGCACCTCAGGTGGAATTTACTACGCATTAGCAGAGGCTTTTGTAAAGTCAGAGAATTATATAGTTGGTTGTGCATATTGTTCAGGCTATAAAAGTGCAAAACATGTTGTTGCTAATGACGAAAGAGGGTTAGTAGCAATAATGGGCTCAAAATATTTTCAGAGCGATACAGAGAACATTTTTAAACTGACGAAGGAAATATTAGATCACGGGAAAAAGGTTCTTTTTTGTGGTACTCCTTGTCAGTGTGTAGCAATGCAAAAATATGCAGAAAATTATAAAGAAAATCTTACTGTCGTAGATTTTATATGTAGAGGCGTTAATTCACCAAAAGCTTTTAAGGCTTATATGGAGGAAATCGAGGGGAAATATCATTCGGATATTCAGTTTGTTAATTTAAAAAATAAAAAAACTGGTTGGGAAAGTTTAGCTACTTATATAAAGCTTAAAAATGGTCAAGAGTATCACAAAGATAGAGAGCAAGATTGGTGGATAAAGGGATTCATAAAGGGTAATTTATATATGAGACAATCGTGCCATCATTGTGAGTTTAAGACTTTACCTAGATTTTCTGATATAACTATAGGTGATTTTTGGGGAATCGATAAAGCTTCCGAAGAGGATAAATTTAAAGGTATATCTTTAATAATGTGCAATTCTTTTAAAGGTTTAAATTTATTAAAGCATATAGAGAGTGAGGTAGTATTAGAGAAGAAAGCTCTAAGTCTTGCGGTTAAGGGAAATCCTTGCATACTTCATTCAGCGACAGAAGGGAAAAATCGTAGTGACTTTTTTAAACTTATAAATGAAATGGTATTTTCAGAAGCAGTTAAAAAATGTTTTGAAAATTTTAAGTAATTTTATGTGTATAAACAAATTTATTAAAGAGGTACAGAACGAAATGGGTTTTATAAGTAAGCTTAGGATATTGCGTGATTTAGATGTAATAAAGTGCATATATTGGAACTTCTTTGCAAAACAAGTCCAAAGAGAAGAAGGCTGTTATTTAATAATCCATAAAAATGCAATATTGGATATTCATAAAAACGCAAAAATTATATTAAGAGGTCGAAAAATTGAACTTGGGTATAACAAATTATCTGGATCTAAAGCAGAAACACAATTAAGAATGGAAAACGATTCATTATGGAACGCTAGGAATGGTGCCGATATTTTTTATAATACTGTTATTGAAGTTAAAGAAAACGCTGTTTTGGATACGGGATATTTCTCTATAAATGGTGGTAGTGTTATTATTGCATCCAAAAAGATTACATTTGGAGAAGATGTGATGTTAGGAAGAAATATAATCATTTACGACAGTGATTTTCATCAAGTTTTAAATAAAAAGCAACAAATGACAAACCCTCCACAAGAGATAATAATTGAAAATCATGTTTGGTTGACTTCCAATATAACCGTATTGAAGGGAACTTGCATTGGTGAAGGAAGCTTAATTAGTTCACAGACCTTAATTAGAAAAGATGTTCCTAAAGGAGTCTTGGTTAGTGGAACATCTTTAGCGAAAGTTGCTAAAGATGAGATATTTTGGAGTAGAAGATCTACAAACAAAAGGATAAATTAAAGAGGGCTGAAAATGAATAAAGTATATATCCGAACCTATGCATATAATGCAGAAAAAACATTGGCACGTGCGATTGAAAGTATACTTAATCAAACGTATTCCGATTTTATTTACTATCTTTGCGATAATGGGTCAACAGATGGCACCCGTGCGATCATTCAAAGCTATGCAGAACGGGACAGCCGTATAAAGCCTTTTTATCAG
This region of Aminipila luticellarii genomic DNA includes:
- a CDS encoding Coenzyme F420 hydrogenase/dehydrogenase, beta subunit C-terminal domain; this encodes MIDKVKERCTGCKLCADVCHASAVSFSENEDGFWYPIVDYEKCTMCRQCLDMCPIESPLVTTKCMPIVYAGWIKNNEIRIKSTSGGIYYALAEAFVKSENYIVGCAYCSGYKSAKHVVANDERGLVAIMGSKYFQSDTENIFKLTKEILDHGKKVLFCGTPCQCVAMQKYAENYKENLTVVDFICRGVNSPKAFKAYMEEIEGKYHSDIQFVNLKNKKTGWESLATYIKLKNGQEYHKDREQDWWIKGFIKGNLYMRQSCHHCEFKTLPRFSDITIGDFWGIDKASEEDKFKGISLIMCNSFKGLNLLKHIESEVVLEKKALSLAVKGNPCILHSATEGKNRSDFFKLINEMVFSEAVKKCFENFK
- a CDS encoding acyltransferase; this encodes MGFISKLRILRDLDVIKCIYWNFFAKQVQREEGCYLIIHKNAILDIHKNAKIILRGRKIELGYNKLSGSKAETQLRMENDSLWNARNGADIFYNTVIEVKENAVLDTGYFSINGGSVIIASKKITFGEDVMLGRNIIIYDSDFHQVLNKKQQMTNPPQEIIIENHVWLTSNITVLKGTCIGEGSLISSQTLIRKDVPKGVLVSGTSLAKVAKDEIFWSRRSTNKRIN